A portion of the Sandaracinobacteroides saxicola genome contains these proteins:
- a CDS encoding aminotransferase — protein MDLRAADLAHSFHPQTNLALHASVGPLTIARGEGVWLETDDGRRLLDGMAGLWCVGLGYSERRLVAAATRQLETLPYQQSFGHRAHEPGIRLAADLAAIAPAGLTRAFFATSGSEAVDSAVKLAWYFWNARSEPGRKRILARRRAYHGVTVAAGSLTGLPGIHGGFDLPRPFAIHLTAPHAAQQARPGESEAAFTARLADELEAVIAAEGAETIAAMIAEPLIGAGGVILPPAGYFAAIQPILRRHGILLIADEVITGFGRTGRMWGCETFDMVPDMLVCAKQLTSGYQPLSALMVSEAIYATVAEESGRRGSFGHGFTYGGHPVACAVARETLALYRERDIVGAAAAKAPRFQRRLAALNQVPGVREARGIGLIGGVEMADAADAARVQAAALWEGLIVRAVVDTVAICPPLVIGDAEIDLLFDRLEAALRSV, from the coding sequence ATGGACCTGCGCGCGGCCGACCTGGCCCACAGCTTCCATCCGCAGACCAACCTGGCGCTGCACGCCAGTGTCGGGCCATTGACCATCGCGCGCGGCGAGGGCGTGTGGCTGGAGACCGACGACGGCCGGCGGCTGCTGGACGGCATGGCGGGGCTGTGGTGCGTGGGGCTGGGTTATTCGGAGCGGCGGCTGGTGGCGGCGGCGACGCGGCAGCTGGAGACGCTGCCCTATCAGCAGAGCTTCGGCCATCGCGCGCATGAACCGGGCATCAGGCTGGCCGCGGACCTGGCGGCGATCGCGCCGGCGGGGCTGACGCGGGCCTTTTTCGCGACCTCGGGCAGCGAGGCGGTGGACAGCGCGGTGAAGCTGGCCTGGTATTTCTGGAATGCGCGCAGTGAGCCGGGGCGCAAGCGCATCCTGGCGCGGCGGCGCGCCTATCATGGTGTGACGGTGGCGGCCGGGTCATTGACCGGGTTGCCGGGGATCCATGGCGGTTTCGACCTGCCGCGGCCGTTCGCCATCCACCTGACCGCGCCGCACGCGGCACAGCAGGCGCGACCGGGGGAAAGCGAGGCCGCGTTCACGGCGCGGCTGGCGGATGAGCTGGAAGCGGTGATCGCGGCGGAGGGCGCGGAGACGATCGCCGCGATGATCGCTGAGCCGCTGATCGGGGCGGGGGGTGTGATCCTGCCGCCCGCGGGTTACTTCGCGGCGATCCAGCCAATCCTGCGGCGCCACGGCATCCTGTTGATCGCCGACGAGGTGATCACCGGGTTCGGTCGCACGGGCCGGATGTGGGGGTGCGAAACCTTTGACATGGTGCCGGACATGCTGGTGTGCGCGAAACAGCTGACCAGCGGCTATCAACCGCTGTCGGCCCTGATGGTCAGCGAGGCGATTTACGCGACAGTGGCGGAAGAGTCGGGCCGGCGCGGCAGTTTCGGCCATGGTTTCACCTATGGCGGGCATCCGGTGGCCTGTGCGGTGGCGCGGGAGACGCTGGCCCTCTATCGCGAGCGGGACATCGTTGGTGCGGCGGCGGCAAAGGCGCCGCGCTTCCAGCGGCGGCTGGCGGCGCTGAACCAGGTGCCCGGCGTGCGGGAGGCGCGGGGCATCGGCCTGATCGGCGGGGTGGAGATGGCCGACGCGGCCGATGCGGCACGGGTGCAGGCGGCGGCGTTGTGGGAGGGGCTGATCGTGCGCGCGGTGGTGGACACGGTGGCGATCTGCCCGCCGCTGGTGATCGGCGATGCCGAGATCGACCTGCTGTTCGACCGGCTGGAGGCGGCACTGCGGTCGGTTTAG
- a CDS encoding pyridoxal phosphate-dependent decarboxylase family protein: protein MRIPATGRSEAEIMAALEEYGVHDLPWREGGTFAYVYEGGRDVEAVVKAAYMRYLTENALDPTVYPSLLRFETEIVAMAVDHLRGDADCVGNFTSGGTESCILAVKAARDHARAVRGIAEPEIVLPVTAHACFQKAAHYLDMPMRLVPVDADTFKVRAEDMAAAMNESTALIVGSACQYAHGVVDPIPELGALALERQVLLHVDGCIGGFILPYFRRLGAAVTDFDFAVPGVTSISMDFHKYGYAAKGASVVLYRSKELRRHQIFTAATWTGYSVINPTIQSTKSGGPLAACWAVLNYLGDEGYMRFAERTLAATRRIADAVRATPGVRLMAEPESCLVAFTSDEFSIFPIVDAMRRRGWFVQPQLGYMGSRENIHLSIDQSTIDVVERFLPDLRASIEEARGSNEAAIPAPMKALLGSLSADSFTPETYRQLMAAAGTSEGLPEGTTAINEMLNAMQPEVAAKVMTEFFNDLYVSPKAA, encoded by the coding sequence ATGCGGATACCGGCGACAGGTCGCAGCGAAGCCGAGATCATGGCGGCGCTGGAGGAGTATGGTGTGCATGACCTGCCGTGGCGCGAAGGCGGCACCTTTGCCTATGTCTATGAAGGCGGGCGGGACGTGGAGGCGGTGGTGAAGGCCGCCTATATGCGTTACCTGACGGAAAATGCGCTGGACCCGACGGTCTATCCCAGCCTGCTGCGGTTCGAGACCGAGATCGTGGCGATGGCGGTGGACCATCTGCGTGGCGACGCCGATTGCGTGGGCAATTTCACCAGCGGCGGCACCGAAAGCTGCATTCTGGCCGTGAAAGCCGCGCGCGACCATGCGCGCGCGGTGCGGGGCATCGCCGAGCCGGAGATCGTGCTGCCGGTGACGGCGCATGCCTGCTTCCAGAAGGCGGCGCACTATCTCGACATGCCGATGCGGCTGGTGCCGGTTGATGCCGACACGTTCAAGGTGCGGGCGGAGGACATGGCGGCGGCGATGAACGAGAGCACCGCGCTGATCGTCGGCAGCGCCTGCCAATATGCGCATGGCGTGGTCGATCCGATCCCCGAACTGGGGGCGCTGGCGCTGGAGCGGCAAGTGCTGCTGCATGTCGATGGCTGCATCGGCGGTTTCATCCTGCCTTACTTCCGGCGGCTGGGTGCGGCGGTGACGGATTTCGATTTCGCGGTGCCGGGCGTCACCAGCATCAGCATGGATTTCCACAAATATGGCTATGCCGCGAAGGGGGCGAGCGTCGTCCTCTATCGCAGCAAGGAACTGCGGCGGCACCAGATTTTCACCGCGGCGACTTGGACGGGCTATAGCGTGATCAACCCCACCATCCAGAGCACCAAGTCCGGCGGGCCGCTTGCCGCGTGCTGGGCGGTGCTGAACTATCTGGGCGACGAGGGTTACATGCGTTTTGCCGAGCGGACGCTGGCGGCGACGCGGCGCATCGCCGATGCCGTTCGCGCAACGCCGGGCGTGCGGCTGATGGCGGAACCCGAATCCTGCCTGGTGGCGTTCACCAGCGACGAGTTCAGCATCTTTCCCATCGTTGATGCGATGCGGCGGCGGGGATGGTTCGTGCAGCCGCAACTGGGCTATATGGGGAGCCGGGAGAATATCCATCTGTCGATTGACCAGAGCACCATCGATGTGGTGGAGCGGTTCCTGCCGGACCTGCGGGCCAGCATCGAGGAGGCCCGCGGCAGCAACGAGGCGGCGATCCCGGCGCCGATGAAGGCGCTGCTGGGGAGTTTGAGCGCCGACAGCTTCACGCCCGAGACCTACCGGCAGCTGATGGCGGCGGCGGGGACGAGCGAGGGGCTGCCGGAGGGCACGACGGCGATCAACGAGATGCTGAATGCCATGCAACCGGAGGTGGCGGCGAAGGTGATGACGGAATTTTTCAACGACCTCTATGTGTCGCCGAAGGCGGCGTGA
- a CDS encoding MFS transporter encodes MRQPPACRTVTPVTGRVRKTAWVLAESANEPTYGLIQRYVFASYFVSTLGAGSAGEAMWGLTLGLAGLIVALFGPVVGALADAAGRVKPLLLLCATGLFLANLSLWWAVPGVPLWQVALLVAAGAALVEFVAILTNAFLPRVAGAADAGILSGLSLGLAQLTGIVLLLLILLLGGSAATPHLADRAAGPLAALALALFLLPLLLLIPDNPRRGTPGPLLRKGLTTLLATLRDAWANRPIRWLLIGRMFGNDGMALVFAFAGILAGSAYGWGARELAIYGIAVTLAAASGALASGWIALRLGTTRLLLASLMLVALGLAGILLTDETRLWGVATGAPAGTFLQSPQQIGFLLTAMLVALGAGPAYAAMRALMATLAPPDRAASYFGLFSVVGKASAFVGPLAVGLATAATGNLRLALTIGILFLIAALGCFARIRVA; translated from the coding sequence TTGCGTCAACCGCCCGCCTGCCGCACCGTGACGCCCGTGACGGGGCGGGTGCGGAAAACAGCCTGGGTGCTGGCGGAATCGGCGAACGAGCCGACCTATGGCCTTATCCAGCGCTATGTCTTCGCCAGCTATTTCGTCAGCACGCTGGGTGCGGGCAGCGCTGGCGAAGCCATGTGGGGCCTGACGCTCGGCCTCGCCGGCCTCATCGTCGCCCTCTTCGGTCCGGTCGTCGGCGCACTGGCCGACGCTGCCGGCCGCGTGAAGCCATTGTTGCTGCTCTGCGCCACCGGCCTGTTCCTCGCCAACCTATCGCTCTGGTGGGCGGTGCCCGGCGTGCCGCTGTGGCAGGTCGCGCTGCTGGTCGCCGCCGGCGCCGCGCTTGTCGAGTTCGTCGCCATCCTCACCAACGCCTTCCTGCCGCGCGTCGCCGGCGCAGCGGACGCGGGAATCCTCTCCGGCCTGTCGCTCGGCCTCGCCCAGCTCACCGGCATCGTGCTGCTCCTGCTCATCCTCCTGCTCGGCGGCAGCGCCGCCACGCCCCACCTTGCCGACCGCGCCGCCGGCCCGCTGGCCGCGCTCGCCCTCGCGCTCTTCCTGCTGCCGCTCCTGCTCCTCATCCCGGACAACCCCCGCCGCGGCACCCCCGGGCCATTGCTGCGCAAGGGCCTCACCACCCTGCTCGCCACCCTCAGGGACGCCTGGGCCAACCGCCCCATCCGCTGGCTGCTGATCGGCCGCATGTTCGGCAACGACGGCATGGCGCTGGTCTTCGCCTTCGCCGGCATCCTCGCCGGCAGCGCCTATGGCTGGGGCGCGCGCGAACTCGCGATCTACGGCATCGCCGTCACGCTGGCCGCCGCCAGCGGCGCGCTGGCCAGCGGCTGGATCGCGCTGCGCCTGGGCACCACCCGCCTGCTGCTGGCCTCCCTCATGCTCGTCGCCCTCGGCCTGGCCGGCATCCTCCTCACCGACGAAACCCGCCTCTGGGGCGTCGCCACCGGCGCCCCCGCCGGCACCTTCCTGCAAAGCCCGCAGCAGATCGGCTTCCTCCTCACCGCGATGCTGGTCGCGCTGGGCGCCGGGCCCGCCTATGCCGCCATGCGCGCGCTGATGGCCACCCTCGCCCCGCCCGATCGTGCCGCCAGCTATTTCGGCCTGTTCAGCGTCGTCGGAAAGGCCAGCGCCTTCGTCGGGCCCCTGGCCGTGGGCCTCGCCACCGCCGCCACCGGCAACCTCCGCCTGGCGCTCACCATCGGCATCCTGTTCCTCATCGCCGCACTGGGCTGTTTCGCCCGCATCCGCGTGGCATAA
- a CDS encoding DUF1272 domain-containing protein encodes MLDLRPHCECCDADLPPAADARICSFECTFCAPCADAMAGRCPNCGGNLVPRPIRPPAALAAYPPSAVRIHRQTPCPPA; translated from the coding sequence ATGCTCGACCTCCGCCCCCATTGCGAATGTTGCGATGCCGATCTGCCGCCCGCGGCCGACGCCCGCATCTGCTCCTTCGAATGCACCTTCTGCGCCCCCTGCGCGGACGCCATGGCCGGTCGGTGCCCGAACTGCGGCGGCAATCTGGTGCCGCGCCCCATCCGTCCCCCTGCCGCGCTTGCCGCCTACCCGCCGTCCGCCGTCCGCATCCACCGCCAGACCCCCTGCCCGCCGGCATGA
- a CDS encoding FAD-binding domain-containing protein — protein MTFALTRAAALERLAAFLPHAGRAYAGTRNLDRGPGKRSNVSELSPAIRRRLITEEEVAKAAHAAHGHTAEKFIAEVCWRSYWRGWLEARPSVWQDYLTQVAAADLDLSRDAGLRTAYADAVNGRTGIDAFDGWARELTDTGYLHNHARMSFASIWIFTLRLPWALGAAHFYRHLLDACPASNTLGWRWVAGLQTPGKTYLARAAIIRDTSCGRFRVEASLATSAPPLAGPPHPAPIPPSRLSPPDPAARTLVWITSEDCTPETLDFGISPLAIVAVDSIGGDPADAKRAAADSALADACIRAEAHFQAPVTRLPEAALLDALDDAATAARATQIVTPYAPVGPVADRIASLTDPLARRGIALRRVLRPWDARAWPHATRGFFAFKPVIPSLLA, from the coding sequence ATGACCTTCGCCCTCACCCGCGCCGCCGCGCTCGAACGCCTCGCCGCCTTCCTGCCCCACGCCGGCCGCGCCTATGCCGGCACCCGCAACCTCGACCGCGGACCCGGCAAGCGCAGCAACGTCAGCGAGCTTTCGCCGGCCATCCGCCGCCGACTGATTACCGAGGAGGAGGTGGCCAAGGCTGCCCACGCCGCCCATGGCCACACGGCGGAGAAGTTCATCGCCGAGGTCTGCTGGCGCAGCTACTGGCGCGGCTGGCTCGAAGCCCGGCCGTCGGTGTGGCAGGATTATCTCACCCAGGTCGCGGCCGCCGACCTCGACCTCTCCCGCGATGCCGGCCTGCGCACCGCCTATGCCGACGCCGTCAACGGCCGCACCGGCATCGACGCCTTCGATGGGTGGGCGCGCGAACTCACCGACACCGGCTATCTCCACAACCACGCCCGCATGAGCTTCGCCAGCATCTGGATCTTCACGCTCCGCCTGCCCTGGGCGCTTGGCGCCGCGCATTTCTACCGCCACCTGCTCGATGCCTGCCCCGCGTCCAACACGCTCGGCTGGCGATGGGTCGCCGGCCTCCAGACGCCCGGCAAGACCTATCTCGCCCGCGCGGCCATCATCCGCGACACCAGCTGCGGCCGCTTCCGCGTCGAGGCCTCGCTCGCCACCAGCGCACCCCCGCTCGCCGGCCCACCCCACCCCGCACCAATCCCCCCGTCGCGCCTGTCCCCACCCGATCCCGCCGCCCGCACCCTGGTCTGGATCACCTCAGAGGACTGCACCCCCGAAACCCTCGATTTCGGCATAAGCCCGCTGGCCATCGTCGCCGTGGACTCGATCGGCGGCGACCCCGCCGATGCGAAGCGCGCCGCCGCCGACTCCGCGCTCGCCGATGCCTGCATCCGCGCCGAGGCCCATTTCCAGGCCCCCGTCACCCGCCTGCCCGAAGCCGCCCTGCTCGATGCGCTGGACGACGCCGCCACCGCGGCCCGCGCCACCCAGATCGTCACGCCCTACGCCCCCGTCGGCCCGGTCGCCGACCGTATCGCATCGCTCACCGACCCGCTCGCCCGCCGCGGCATCGCGCTGCGCCGCGTCCTCCGCCCCTGGGATGCCCGCGCCTGGCCGCACGCCACGCGGGGCTTCTTCGCCTTCAAACCCGTCATCCCCTCGCTGCTGGCATGA
- a CDS encoding N-formylglutamate amidohydrolase: MIPFRASGLRAASLLLTSPHSGTYLPPAFRTTSHLSTLALRRIEDAHVGTLLALAVERGAPLIEATHARAWLDLNRAEDELDPGLFDTPPPRPLADTERVRAGYGLIPKLAGTHTPIHHRPLQWADAEARIETLHRPWHAEIAARLAAARSQHGTALLLDCHSMPTLPGPRPAQVVLGDAHGTTADPALTAAVADWLRGRGWRVALNAPYAGGHAIRRHGAPAQGIHALQLEIDRALYMDLATLRPNAGFVRLASMLADLAGWCLARAPAIMAGQWRQAAE; the protein is encoded by the coding sequence ATGATCCCCTTCCGCGCCTCCGGCCTTCGCGCCGCCTCCCTGCTCCTCACCAGCCCGCATAGCGGCACCTACCTGCCGCCGGCCTTCCGCACCACCAGCCACCTCTCCACCCTGGCGCTGCGCCGCATCGAGGACGCCCATGTCGGCACCCTCCTCGCCCTCGCCGTCGAGCGCGGCGCGCCGCTTATCGAAGCCACGCACGCCCGCGCCTGGCTCGACCTGAACCGCGCCGAGGATGAACTCGACCCCGGCCTGTTCGACACCCCACCCCCTCGCCCGCTCGCCGATACCGAGCGCGTGCGCGCCGGCTACGGCCTCATCCCGAAACTCGCCGGCACCCACACCCCCATTCACCATCGCCCGCTCCAATGGGCCGATGCAGAGGCCCGGATCGAGACCCTCCACCGCCCCTGGCACGCGGAAATCGCCGCCCGCCTCGCCGCGGCCCGATCGCAGCATGGCACGGCGCTTCTCCTCGATTGCCACTCCATGCCGACCCTGCCCGGCCCCCGCCCCGCCCAGGTGGTGCTGGGGGACGCGCACGGCACCACGGCCGACCCCGCATTGACCGCGGCGGTCGCGGACTGGCTGCGCGGCCGCGGCTGGCGGGTCGCGCTTAACGCCCCCTATGCCGGCGGCCACGCCATCCGCCGTCACGGCGCCCCCGCCCAGGGCATCCACGCCCTCCAGCTCGAAATCGACCGCGCGCTGTACATGGACCTTGCCACGCTCCGCCCCAACGCCGGCTTCGTGCGCCTCGCCTCCATGCTGGCGGATTTGGCGGGCTGGTGTCTCGCCCGAGCCCCGGCCATCATGGCCGGCCAGTGGCGACAGGCAGCGGAATGA
- a CDS encoding flavin-containing monooxygenase — protein MTRVLIIGAGCSGFTTAKRLKDAGVAFDWFEMSDRIGGNWAYGNPNGRSAAYQSLHIDTSKWRLAFEDFPVPANWPDFPHHSLINDYFNAYVNHFGLRPLIHFNHEVQSVRQHEDATWHATVNGDARGPYSHVAVANGHHWCPNIPDIPGHFDGIEMHARDYRTPFEPVNMVGKRIVVVGLGNTAVDIASELGQRTIAARLWVRARRGVWVLPKYRNGQPMDKTILPGWFPLGLKRRLGAAAVKKMVGRMEDFGLPTPDHEPLEAHPTVSSEFLARLGSGDIAVKPMVSEKVGSELVFADGSRETVDVLIHATGYRLSFPFLDARDVALKDNHLPLFKRMVQAEPRLHGLWFMGLAQPLPTLVNFAEQQSKLFVAHLTGAYTLPSPSDMARIIAADEAAHKGHYYSSPRHTIQVDFDRYCHDLRAEMTRGAKRKVAA, from the coding sequence ATGACCAGGGTTCTCATCATCGGCGCGGGGTGCAGCGGCTTCACCACGGCAAAACGGCTGAAGGACGCCGGTGTCGCCTTCGACTGGTTCGAAATGTCGGACCGCATCGGCGGCAACTGGGCCTATGGCAACCCCAACGGCCGCAGCGCCGCCTACCAGTCGCTGCACATCGACACCTCCAAATGGCGCCTGGCGTTCGAGGATTTCCCTGTCCCCGCCAACTGGCCGGACTTCCCGCACCACAGCCTGATCAACGATTATTTCAACGCCTATGTCAATCATTTCGGCCTGCGCCCGCTGATCCATTTCAATCACGAGGTGCAGTCCGTCCGCCAGCATGAAGACGCCACCTGGCACGCCACCGTCAACGGCGACGCGCGCGGCCCCTACAGCCATGTCGCGGTCGCCAACGGCCACCACTGGTGCCCCAACATCCCCGACATCCCCGGCCATTTCGACGGCATCGAGATGCACGCCCGCGATTACCGCACGCCCTTCGAACCGGTGAACATGGTGGGCAAGCGCATTGTCGTCGTCGGGCTCGGCAACACCGCGGTCGACATCGCCTCCGAGCTCGGCCAGCGCACCATCGCCGCCCGGCTGTGGGTCAGAGCGCGGCGCGGCGTCTGGGTCCTGCCGAAATACCGGAACGGCCAGCCGATGGACAAGACCATCCTCCCCGGCTGGTTCCCGCTCGGCCTGAAACGCCGGCTCGGTGCCGCCGCGGTCAAGAAGATGGTCGGCCGCATGGAGGATTTCGGCCTCCCAACGCCCGACCATGAGCCGCTGGAAGCCCACCCCACCGTCAGCAGCGAGTTCCTCGCCCGCCTGGGCAGCGGCGACATCGCCGTGAAACCGATGGTCAGCGAAAAAGTTGGATCCGAGCTGGTCTTCGCCGACGGCAGCCGCGAGACCGTCGATGTCCTCATCCACGCCACCGGCTACCGCCTCAGCTTTCCCTTCCTGGACGCGCGGGACGTCGCGCTGAAGGACAATCACCTGCCCCTGTTCAAGCGCATGGTGCAGGCCGAACCGCGCCTGCACGGCCTGTGGTTCATGGGCCTTGCGCAGCCGCTCCCCACCCTCGTCAACTTCGCCGAACAGCAGTCGAAACTCTTCGTCGCGCACCTGACCGGCGCCTACACCCTGCCCTCTCCCTCCGACATGGCCCGTATCATCGCCGCCGACGAAGCCGCCCACAAAGGCCATTATTACAGCAGCCCCCGCCACACCATCCAGGTCGACTTCGACCGCTATTGCCACGACCTCCGCGCCGAAATGACCCGCGGCGCAAAACGCAAGGTGGCGGCCTGA